The genomic stretch ATCACGTTTGTCAAAGAAGAGCTTGTCGTTGACGCGCTGTAAAAGATTACTTTCTTGAAAAAGCAAATCTTTCTTATTGGGGCAAGGAACCTGCTGTACTGCTGCCCCAATGTTTAACACACATATTGTAGAATTGCTCTCAATATATGTTGGATGTGCAACATCCTATTTCTTGCATAGTGCGACTTTTTCATAATAGTATTGCACAAAAAGGATGGGGTGCTTTCTGTGAAGGGTGCTATGGGGACAACAACGGAGGTACAAAACTTCTTGAAACAAAGCATGCCAGTACAACACGCCAGTAACGGGCGCTACTGACTACTGATGTTCAGCTTTGCAAACACATTTCTGTATTCAGGaataaaatagaaaaatgaaatgaaaaaaaaaaaaagattcttTTTGAAGTGGTTGCAACACTTCGTCTCAAGTCATTCCAGATAAATGTAAATAGCAATTATTTGCACAGATGTGACACTGCATTCCAGGTACTACAGGAATGTGAGTAACAGAAGCATGGAAAACCGACACTGCAAATACAGAAATTGATGCACCTCTGAACAGCGCCGCGTCACAGCAGGCGTCTCCTTCAGTAAggaagtgagagagagaggtcacacgcttacgactaccaatgggaatgtcTGGAGCTTTGAGTATGTGTGTTCAGGGAgttacagttgaacctctcaataacaAACTTCGATTTAACAAACTCCTCTGTTTAACTGAGAATTTCCATTGCCTGTACGCGTCCCCATAGACGGCAACACATTTTTgcgctcgatttaacgaaatacattcGTTTGGTCGCCTCTATTTAACTAAGTCTCTAGGCGACTAAAGCCTTCTGCGCGTGCCTTTCCCCTTCACCACAAAGAAGAGTTTTCGCTAGTGCAGTTGTCATGTGCTGTAGGCTCGTCGTAAAAGGAGCATGTAGACATGTGCGCCAGCACCACTGGTAATTTTCGATACGCCGACGCCGTTTAGAAATCGGCGCGAGGGCCTCGTTGCACCTGTTTCCAGACACGGAAACATGCATTACTGGGCCCTCGCGAAGCCCATTTTGCTTTTGTTCATGCCGATGAGAGTAGGTTGCGGTTTTGTGCCGTTTTTCACTTGTTTTTGCTCATGCCGTCAGTCAAAGTTCCATCGGCGCAAGCGTCTACGTGATATGTACCCCCTTCTCGTTGTTTTCGGTATTTAACAGTGGTGTACAGTTGTTCTTTCCAGAATTGTGTGTCATACCGTCACGAGTGCAAGTGAACCAACCAAGAAATGTTGATGCACGAGCGCACAGGAGAACCAGGAGAAAGCAAACGAGCCCATCCGGAGTTGCGAAAGTTACAAAAACTCCAAGCGATATTGCGCATAAAGTACGTATTACCTAGCGTTATGTgatgaataaagcttgatattttgtgcccttcatATCTTGATACCTGTTTTATGAGAAATGGCGTTTTACGGTACACGCAGTGCAGGTAGTGGTGGCGGCCATCTTTGTTTCACTTGGCGTGCTCCATTTAACGAATTTCTCtatttaacgaaacaaagagtCAACATTTACAAATTCATTAAAAAGAGGTTCAATTGTATAACCTGCAAAGTAAGACACGCAGAAAAATAATTGTTCTTTTCCTCAATGCCATAGCATGGTATACGACGTGTGCATTATGTGATGAACCAGATCTCTCAAAGCGTCACAACTACCTAATCTGCAGTGTGTTACGAAAATACACACAAAATTGTGAGGGTATCACAGAGTAACGGGGAGGAGGAACTAGAAAGGGTAAAAGGGACAGAAAAAGCCCCCAATAGGCTTTTATCTAGacgtgtgcgaatattcgaaatttcgaatacgaatcgaatatttgcgatattcgattcgtattcgtaTTCAAAGTTTTCAAATATTCGTAAAAGTtcgaatattcgattttttttctcgaatATCATAGCTGCTTATTACAAAGCTGTCGCATGCAGCGcgctggaatttgtacgttgcGGTGTCTGCgcagaacaagaaaaagaacagcTGCAAAAGCGGCGCGCGGAGCTTCCGAGGTACTCTGCTGCGAATGCGCCACTACACGTtcggtaaccgaaaccgaaactagtacaGTTGCAGCCGCCATTTTCCAAACCGCCAAACGCAAAACCGCGGTACGCTTCATGCATCGTAGCACAGTCGCGGCATTAATGGATTGCAAACGAATTCGTATGAggcctacagttcggtgaaattCCGGTTTaatatcgaaattttgttgGTGTTGAGCTGAATACTGTTGTTTACCGTACTATTGCATGCATAGCCAAAACCCGCTTCTCGAACGCGTTTTTTCTGCTTCGATTTGTGGTTGTTAGCGATACATGATAGAATCATGGTCGCGTGCGATGACGGCGATAATTGAGGAGTGGGACGTGACGATATTTTGACAAAGGTTCTCCAACTCCGGCGCTGTGCGAACGCGTATGTTAAAAAGTGCCGACTAGGACGACAATCACACTGCAGagtcatttgaaactgcacTAACTGTCATAACAAATGATAGCAAGACGCACATAGTTAAGCTCGACCTGCATGGAGCGATTTTGCTCGCGCGTCAGCGTGAGAAAGCTTTGGGGCCCGCGCGCAGATTTTTGCCGTGAAATGAAAGAAGTGCCGAACGCGAATGCCAAGGAAACAATCACGCACGATGAGCACAGTCATACAACATCGGCGCGCTACTGCGCTAATGAATGAGCCTGTTCCAAGCGATGCATTACCGTCAGGAACTATGGTCTCACGCGTGAGAGTACAGTGAAACTGCGCAGTTTCTGGCCTACACAACAAATGTGGAAGGCATTGTCAGTGCAAGAAGAAAGCACTTGCCACCTTCAGTTTCCTTCTGAGATGTGCTCATCACTACACCATCCCACATTCTGAACATGTCAGCTCTTTACTTCCACTctctgtttcaccagcacttaCAATGCCAACACAGTTGCCCATTGTACATGAAAGATTTTCGAAGTGCAAGTTTTTGTTTATGGTTTTCAGCCTCATGAGAACACACATTGTTCCGctgtaaaaataattttactgtacatgtGCATATAAGCATATATACCCTATGCTAATccaatacattaatacatattccgtattagcacttgggacatttttctaagggtaacacaactgtgacgatgcttgttttcggggcttaattaacttaattaactcttaACTTTAATAAGCCTTTATCTTATGACGtcatattcgatattcgaaggacaattttgctgatattcgtattcgattcgtattcgaaaatttcaatattcgcacacctctactttTATCCTACTACTCCTAGTTTCTAAAATCGGTAATGTCTTtcacactttttctttctttagtgAGGGGATGCTCAACAAACTCTCAACACAAAATGATATTGGGACCTTCAGTGTTTGCCAACAAAATGGTTAGAAAGGAATGGGCTTCTCAAACGTTTTTGTTGTTTGGGAAAACAATACAAGAACAAGTGTAGCAAAACTTTCTAGGTAGGACTACTTAGCTGCTGTTTGACATTCTCACCTGCACAATGATGTCCCACGAATAGACAGAACGGCCGGCACACATTAGGCAAGCTACAATGGCGTCCGTGGCAAAGATGCGGTAGTTCTCAGTTTTGGCCAGCTATgtacagaaaagaaaagcacaCGGAAAGAGTTTGAAACCAAACAGGGTTCAACATGTTGCTTAATTCACTGGCAAAAATGTGCTATCCCTCCGTAAAATTGACTAGATTTTCTCAGATACATCCTAGGCTTGGGCTGCACCTTGCGCTGTACTGTGGGCAAGAGAGCATGTTCGACACAATGCATATTTGCCCACCTGGCGAATGATGGGATCGTCAGTTGTAGTGACCTTGTGGAAGATGCGGTTGATGCGTTGCAGGGGCTTCTCGTTCTTGCAGGTGACCAGGTTGTAAGCCTTATCAAAATACTCGATAGAGCCGCACGTGTATACGTCCTTCCCTTCAGAAATTCCTGGCAAGGAGAGCTTTCCCAAGCGAGGAAAATCCATCTCTTCCAGCACCTTCCATGTCGGGCGAACGTTGACTGAGGCTTCACGGTTCTTCACTTGACCCACTTGACCCTTGTTGTCAAACTTTTGTCGCATCTGCTTCTGCCACTTGCGCACTTGCTGCAGACGTTCCCTGCGCAGCCAAATAGAGTAAAAATCTCCCGACATGGATCTCTGTGATCATGGCTCTTCCTAGCACAAAATCGACTATGTCTACAAGTGTGTAAAATGTTGCCAACAAACTAGTGAACTGGATGATTTCAATAATTCGAACAGACCAATTATCCGAGGAATCATGACATTTTGATGCttttgtgcaatttgatgtTCCCTCCAAGCTCAGACTTGTCACACATATGCACAACATGTCACCACCCCAAAGCAGTTCACAAAATCTCCAGTGGATGCCATTCTGCAGCAACATTTACCGTACAGTTTGATTGCACCTCGTACATGGCTCACCGTTATACAGCGAATCCCCGTTAATTCGGATGTCATGGAACTCGCAAAGATGTCCGCATTATACGAATgtcgaaaaggaaaagaaaaggaccaCACAACAATGGGCGTACTTGCCATCATGAGGACACTGATTTAAGTGAAGCTCTCAGAGTATGGTAATTTGCTTTTGCCAGCTCATTTGCGCTGTTGGAAGTTCTTGGAGCGCGGTTAGGTGCTCCACCACACTTGCACTGCTTGCACCATCAGAAGCATTCAAGTAGAAAACATTCAAAACTTTCTATTGCCACAGCGGTGGCTCCTCACATTTGTCGTCCAAGGATAGCCTTCTCAGCAGTTGCTAAGACATCGTACACAATATCATCTTCAGTCAAACTACCAGCCAAAACACCATTGTCAGTTATGATGGTAGTCCGCAAGTTGCATCAAAGGAGGCAGGAGACCACGGGAATGGCTGCCATCCTCTTCGGCGGTCGTGTACCCCTATGGAGGCAGAATTCTTCAATCGTGCAAGACCGCAAAGGCGAAAGCAGTTCACAATTTCGTTGGAGTCTATTACGGAGCCGCCATGGAAGCTTGGCGCgcagtgcagaaaaaaagaaaagagcgtgAGACACGTGGTTGCTTGACAGATGCTTGAAAGGAGAGGGACGACGTCACAGCGCTGATAACCATAACGATGCGAGCGGACCTGTTCCGCTCAATTGTACTACTGAAAACTGCTTCTGAATGGGATCTACGTGTGCCCGTTGTAGAAGCTCGCTAAATTCGACTATCGTTTACACTCGCACATTTTTCTGCGAGGCTGTCTCTGTAGTATTGAGAAGTAGGTTAAGTGTGTGTTACCGGAGGTTTTTTGACGGAGCTGCGTTTACAACGTACCTTCTGCACAGCTTCGAAATAGTGAAGGCTGCCGCACATACTTTCAGCGACGGCGAAAAAAGTGCCGATCATTGTTCCCGCACGAGTGCTCAAGATTAGAGAATACAGCGCTTCAAAGTGTCTCACACAAAATCCACCAGGTTGTCTACCAAAATTGCAGGCTTCAAATTTCCTggcttttccaggttttcactgactactTCAAGGAAACTCCCAggccaaaacaaaagggaactttgTGCCTGCTActacattttgatacagatccctcATTAAAACGGATCATATACTGAGTACTAGTGaggctgccctacttttctgcttGTCGTATTGGCGAAGTGATACTCGTGGCGCCGTTGCTGCAGTGAAGGTGCCCAAACACTGATCAGCATTCACGATTTGCTGCGCATTATGACACTTGTCTGTAATTTTCGCCGACTTCAGCTGCATTTTGGCATATTCCCTGACAGTCCCCGCGACTTTTCCAGCTGCATCAAGATGCCCTGACAATTCcgggttttccaggttggtagataCCCTGATCCACATACCGTTCTCGTCCCTTGGCTGACTTGGATAGGACTTGCAGCTGTTGCTGCTGCACCAGCTTTTGACGCTCACGATTGCGCATGTTGcgttgctgaaaaaaaaaaaagagaagaggtCAAAACCCTTGTAAAAGGCACAAATTTTTCGGGTGCCGAAACACACTCACATGGTTCATGCGGAAACGTCCTCGCTGATGCATGGGTTTGTGCATGCGTGCCGTGTCCACCAACTGGAAGGTGCTCTCATCCTCCTCGTGGTAGTATGCATACTGGGTCCCAGACCCAAACTGAGAGCTGTATTTGTCTGCGTGGGAAAGCATAATGTTGACATCTCTACTGATGCCGTTCAAACAACAAACACCCTATCCTAGAGGTACCAAGTAAAGGGGCCAGGAAAACCTACCCCACGGCAACAAGCTCATCTGGCGCCCTGCTGCAAGCAAACAAAACCAATGCCACCTAGATAAAGGAAGCGCGGTGGATGGCTCCCCTTCCTCCCATGCTACTTGGACATATAGGGTCGGGATTCAGcgaatcgccgcagacgattttgcacgcaggctttctgtggcttcAAAGCTGTCACCCATGCGGCTCACATCTTTAGCTACGGCCACCAAAACATGATCATATTTGTTGGACGCTCAATTATTACGTCTCTCAAGCGACGTTGTTTCTCGGTGGTACTGATAAAAACAAACTGGAAGGTAGGACGTAGATATCTCTGGAAAAATAAACTGGACAATTAATGTCCCTCACATTAAAACAAAAATCAGGCAGATTTGGGAACTCTGGAACAGCCATCATCGTACGCCACATGTGCTCAGGGTGAAAGTTCCCACATAAGACACTTATTTTGACAAAAAAGCTCACAGCACAGCATCATAAATTTTGATGCATTTTTGCCAACAGTGCTCTCTACATGAGGACACGGGAAGATCTGCTGCCTGTACTGTACATATTGTGTGAgggcattttttttaaaatcctgTTTACATGAAACACAAAGATTCGTGAAGAATTGTTTATAACCGAATTATAACCAAATTATCCAGGCTGCTCTCTCCGCACTAAACTACATTCTTTTTCGCCTGTCGTATTGTTTAACTATCGAGTCGTGCACAAGAAGTAATGGCAGGTTTCTTAGTTATTACAACCGAGTCATAGCCAGCTGGGATTGCTGCAACGTAAAAATTCAGGTAATAAGAAACGAAACAAGAACGCAGTTTTGAGTCGAGTGCGTGCGTCGCATGCAAGATAATGTGTGCTTTGTTGTCAGAAAAATAGGCATTATACGAATGAAACAAAACGTATCCAATCCCTCTGTCTCATTTATCTGTCAAAGACCCGTTTCTCACGAGTCAATCTAAACCAATTTACGTCGCACGGACGGTAATATGCTGCGAACACAAAATATGTGTCCCTGAGCCCCGCTGTATTTTCTTGCACACCCCACACACAGTAGTGACAACGTCACATACATACAGTACTGACTGAACGTCACAAAATGCAATAGAAGAGCAATTTACTCGCAGCCCGACGGTCTTGGTACGTCGCACCAGTCCAGTCTGCTACCTGCATGAACAATTCATAGTTGTTCCATGTGGACATACACTGCAAGCTGTACCACGGTACAGACAGTAGGCCTAATCACCTTTCCGAGCCTGTCGCTCTTTGCAAAAGGTTGGTATGGCATATCCTGATACTGAGGCGGTATTGTGCATGGTCCCCATCCCGTAGGGTTGTCCTGGATAGGAGGCAACACAAACCGTGCTGTTGGAGGAATTTCGTGGTGCTCCAAAACACCTAAATTTCCTGATGCCATACGCTCCAACATCGGCATGATTGAATGAAGTCCGAAACCGGAACTCTCACCGGAACCACGTGAGCAGTACGTGGATGGTGCAAATGCAATAGTGCACGTTGGGTGTCTAAATTTTTATTTAACGTAATAAATTTTGAAGGTGAGCCTATTGTTTGCGCATGTTTGTCGATGTCTTCTTTATTTTTGAGACCGTGACGTCACCTTCTTGCTGTGGTCGGTCCActgcactgatctctatc from Ornithodoros turicata isolate Travis chromosome 4, ASM3712646v1, whole genome shotgun sequence encodes the following:
- the LOC135391552 gene encoding eukaryotic translation initiation factor 3 subunit D-like — its product is MPMLERMASGNLGVLEHHEIPPTARFVLPPIQDNPTGWGPCTIPPQYQDMPYQPFAKSDRLGKVADWTGATYQDRRAANKYSSQFGSGTQYAYYHEEDESTFQLVDTARMHKPMHQRGRFRMNHQRNMRNRERQKLVQQQQLQVLSKSAKGRERERLQQVRKWQKQMRQKFDNKGQVGQVKNREASVNVRPTWKVLEEMDFPRLGKLSLPGISEGKDVYTCGSIEYFDKAYNLVTCKNEKPLQRINRIFHKVTTTDDPIIRQLAKTENYRIFATDAIVACLMCAGRSVYSWDIIVQRVNDKLFFDKRDDSEFDLLTVNETAAEPPHEEGNSINSPRNLALEATFINHNFSQQVLKMGEEKHSFEKPNPFVQEEEEGEVASVAYRYRKFELGEDVGLIVRCEHDGVTFGPNGELQYISIKALNEWDPRTSGGIDWRQKLDTQRGAVLANELKNNSCKLAKWTVQALLAGSDQIKFGYVSRVHVRDSSKHAILGTQQFKPKEFADQINLNMDNAWGILRCIVDCCLRLPEGKYLIMKDPNKPVIRLYDIPDNTFETENEAEEEDDEEDEDSEGKKYEAP